In the genome of Lathyrus oleraceus cultivar Zhongwan6 chromosome 4, CAAS_Psat_ZW6_1.0, whole genome shotgun sequence, the window AATTCTAGAAACTAGCAATTTAAGCTTTGAACATATCCACACATGTTTCTTTTGAAAGCCCTCTATTCCAGAATTTCTTGAAGTATTCATTATATTCAAATTCCTTGTATTGAGCAGGATGATCATTGTCTATGAGTTGAGGAGCTGGTTTCATGATTGCATCTGGTGATGGACAGTAGAAAGTTGGAATAGACATCCTCTCTTTCTCACTATTCACCAATGCTCTATGCAGCACACTCTTATACCTATCATTGCTTATCACCTATAACATGCATAAATAAGTAGTTTTTTAGTTATTTATAGGAATGAAAAATAAGCGTTAATGCTAAAGTTATTAGGAATAATTACCTGAATTTGGTCACCAATATTGACAATAAAGGTGTTAGGAACAGGATTTATAGTAACCCATTTACCATCCTTAAGAACTTGTAAACCAACAACATCATTTTGCAGCAAAATAGTGATAACATTTGGGTCAGCATGTGCTGGTAAACCATATGTTAGTTCTGGCTCAGGACATGGAGGGTAGTAGTTAATAGCCATGTGTTGTCCATGTTTGCCTAATGCTTTGTTTATGTAATCTTTTTCTAAACCTAAACTCTCTGATATTGCTTCAAGCAATCTCAATGCCAAGTTTCTCAGTTGCTTGCTATACTCTGCCACATCATCCCTATATATACATCACAAATAAATAAAATTGTGAATAAACATTTGAAAGAAAAATATAAAATAcatataaaaataaatttatatatatatatatatatatatatatatatatatatatatatatatatatatatatatatatatatatatatatatatataggttcTGTTTGTTTGATAAAAATAAAGGTTGATTAATGAGTTAACTTATAGTTTATAGTTGATATCTGATAATTGATGGTTTATAACTTATAGTTGATGGTTGATAGTTGATAAGCGAATTGTAATGTTTAGTAAAATAACGGTTCAAATATAAAATGACATAAAAAACATTTTAtacttatttattttattttaaaataaaataaattataaagcataaaaaagaatttttattaaaataataagaataaaaatgaaagaaaaaattATAAACAGTAAATTATAAGTTAAAATATTACTTcaaataatatctggaaaataaGTTATAGATTAATAAAATGAACTATAAACTTATAATGAAAAAACCGTTATCAAACAAATTTAAATTGTATATGAACTTATAAACTATAAACTCGTAAAATATGACTTATCAAACATAGCCTCAAACTTTAAAATTTAGATAATATTTTGTCTGATATTTACTTCtctttaaaaaaaaatagtttttaaaaaaataatgttTTAATTATATGATCCAAGAAAGTAAGTTAAATGTAATTAATTAAACCGAATTATTCATGAACTTGAAACTAAGATCAAATAtcaaattaaataaaatgttTATACTAAACTCATGTTGAGTTTTAAATTCAATCATttgtatttttatatttaataaaaatgaaaaaatttaaTATGAATTGTCTTATCTCAATCAAATGGTAAGCAATTCAATACGAATAGAATTCAACCATCTAATTAGAAATGCATAGTTTGATTTTAACACAATAAATACTTATATGGCAAAAATGTTATTTTGTATCCATTAAAAACTTATATGTATTCTTAGTGTAAAATAAATAGAAAC includes:
- the LOC127076158 gene encoding protein DMR6-LIKE OXYGENASE 2, with amino-acid sequence MATTVKPLVTDLASTLNHVPSNFIRPIGDRPDLQLLSSTNDFIPIIDLQGLDSSNRSEIIQKIAHTCQNYGFFSSIIVNHGVPEEVLGDMMNVSKEFFNMSESERKKSYSEDLLKPTRLSTSFNVKTEKVSNWRDFLRLHCHPLEDYVHEWHANPPSFGDDVAEYSKQLRNLALRLLEAISESLGLEKDYINKALGKHGQHMAINYYPPCPEPELTYGLPAHADPNVITILLQNDVVGLQVLKDGKWVTINPVPNTFIVNIGDQIQVISNDRYKSVLHRALVNSEKERMSIPTFYCPSPDAIMKPAPQLIDNDHPAQYKEFEYNEYFKKFWNRGLSKETCVDMFKA